From a region of the Anomalospiza imberbis isolate Cuckoo-Finch-1a 21T00152 chromosome 3, ASM3175350v1, whole genome shotgun sequence genome:
- the RAD51AP2 gene encoding RAD51-associated protein 2 translates to MPKTLIFLAFRTVSANIVLIFLSMKSTYSKRFLSASSDETECYLYTKRSKAESDQKIREKENHQKLEQSRHCGSKDQTSPHELLYLSERQNNWALEKQSCDTGRKTCMGEFFSSKACSNELACTVSANEAFTKKWSPENEDQSPIGDDISLNVGRQPLETELLNVSSTADTCQNLPVLKPPQVQQNNSIEQNNKRNEDNELKQNSSLTSLNRHMFQTELLSQKSVSNKKWQRYQLFQIPFLSGTSSLFSCIENKKSKFLKNVCSAEDKNYSSCDKETTAEENSKERNNSMCIIRTLKPLKRMQPLEIPNFQFPRISNKINSKQSSTNFRETDWKNFEGEPSLIHSKQIHGVQKISEIGKQKMQNDKSSVKASTVGYEFKENNCPPINKQEHSTLAEGEVSGTYFRCNNTNTEYNKIFAENYFKDKIMENSESDDDQKSKIHIYISAKNVQNEKCVSSNDLLQRRRRKSTNENAGMFHMQMSIPVTTEALEKNKLNVHCGVHDSNRAICLYEAESKLSTMEILDFQSYATKNIAFKSNCPCIIVQDFPDERASCNVFMGKEMFKLKFSFQNMLFGWVRMWTESFHEDMATCQDDSVTPWSHCHDTLKEQCDAQELVKSSINRDHNDKIFMCLLAVVSKHLKVEVLKKMLASFFSSTNTILTTEGKSMRGEKQSLCGRKQNQLNSCTDNSWRQTAGFPYENKTYPGFLSSKFVESTDFELQNGWQKRCFYRTSGGEEYAFLQRGAPFHNQKSRLCKGRHVRKHHLLSRESEGFTTDLRSVSHKNSMKKQILPAKYLILLQGSSDSSSLHRLYCCNITKVQYLIGANLRYQSYFPAHSQPKFEKVHKNTDQKISVNALKKEKNKLSIRLNSSFNVKLFKAIPCVLENKKHKTTGYRNGITSTNEVTNEITYTTKKYLGNSSYINADEKGCVNPKELQMNCHDFLHKKSFSIFDTYEKIPLATDSEDFDQIPLVKQDSSIQKRLCEESAVTGSKEIQCLPVESNKVLILSEQPTATTEEYNSLLLLDRQINKHENCKDFGTCSPHLANKKVDNQNTYLFSENLFPSSSNIYQSDTLPLDSSSFVNREISEDGHCRNSSSADKQKTSETSPAMVQYLSTGSPAVTDTYLQLAAKEAAQFALQGQMNKTGSSEPATLKQHLEYVKEQEERTYEQMHVTNESQCGIVMNYLIMSYSEDKSKTFIAAEEELKMPLSIMNNGCLEDVKDKYLPLENKITHEFELKRKFDLVLEELRMFHEISKENVNILSSLETNLPNTYCELNNAEGIDENMARDSQSKIHISSPICGTTKEKHMTDINESSLHEKILNENEDQQVSKEYSISRMSSKELMHSPAEGAAYRNPYTWDPAFLPGMLFKEQSYNLHKEGGYFLSHDVIRVQPLKTCKGPIRIGLSRKARPKKLHPYLK, encoded by the exons ATGCCTAaaactttaatatttttagCTTTCAGGACTGTCTCTGCAAATATAGTACTTATTTTTCTGAGCATGAAAAGTACATATTCCAAAAGATTTTTATCTGCATCATCAGATGAAACTGAATGTTACCTTTATACAAAGAGAAGTAAAGCAGAAAGTGATCAAAAAatcagagagaaagagaatcATCAAAAGCTAGAACAAAGCAGACATTGTGGGAGCAAGGACCAAACATCACCACATGAACTCCTCTATTTgtcagaaagacaaaacaactGGGCATTAGAAAAACAGAGCTGTGATACAGGAAGAAAAACTTGTATGGGAGAGTTTTTCAGTTCTAAGGCTTGTAGTAATGAATTAGCATGTACAGTATCAGCAAATGAAGCATTCACCAAAAAATGGAGTCCTGAAAATGAAGACCAAAGTCCTATAGGAGATGACATTTCCCTGAATGTAGGTAGACAGCCCCTTGAAACAGAGCTACTCAATGTGTCGAGCACTGCTGACACATGTCAAAATCTACCGGTACTAAAGCCACCCCAAGTGCAGCAGAACAACAGTAtagaacaaaataataaaagaaatgaGGATAATGAGCTCAAACAAAATTCTTCACTTACATCATTAAACAGACACATGTTTCAGACAGAATTGTTAAGTCAAAAATCTGTCTCCAATAAAAAGTGGCAGCGATACCAGCTTTTTCAAATTCCATTTTTGAGTGGAACAAGTTCTTTGTTTTCAtgcatagaaaataaaaaaagcaaatttctgaaaaatgtatGTTCTGCAGAAGATAAAAATTATTCCAGTTGCGATAAGGAAACTACTGCAGAAGAAAATAGTAAAGAGAGAAATAATTCAATGTGTATAATTCGAACATTGAAACCTCTTAAGAGAATGCAACCCCTGGAAATCCCTAATTTTCAATTTCCTAggatttcaaataaaataaatagtaaaCAATCATCAACTAACTTTAGGGAAACAGACTGGAAGAATTTTGAAGGTGAACCATCTTTAATACATTCTAAACAGATACACGGTGTGCAAAAAATATCTGAGATAGGgaaacaaaaaatgcaaaatgataAAAGCAGTGTAAAAGCTTCAACTGTTGGTtatgaatttaaagaaaataattgccCCCCAATTAACAAACAGGAGCACAGCACTTTGGCAGAAGGAGAAGTATCTGGAACATATTTCAGATGCAACAACACTAACACtgaatataataaaatatttgctgaaaATTACTTCAAAGATAAAATAATGGAGAATTCAGAGAGTGATGATGACCAGAAGTCAAAGATTCACATTTACATTAGTGCTAAAAATGTTCAGAATGAGAAATGTGTCAGCTCTAATGATCTTTtgcagagaaggaggaggaagagcactAATGAGAATGCGGGAATGTTTCATATGCAGATGAGTATTCCAGTAACAACAGAAGcattagagaaaaataaattaaacgTACACTGTGGTGTGCATGATTCCAACCGGGCTATTTGTTTGTATGAAGCAGAATCAAAACTCTCCACAATGGAAATACTTGATTTCCAAAGTTATGCAacaaaaaatattgcatttaaAAGTAATTGTCCTTGCATTATTGTGCAGGATTTTCCAGATGAGAGAGCAAGTTGCAATGTATTTATGGGGAAGGAAATGTTCAAATTaaagttttcatttcaaaacatGCTGTTTGGATGGGTCAGGATGTGGACGGAGTCTTTCCATGAAGATATGGCCACGTGTCAGGATGACAGTGTTACACCTTGGTCTCATTGCCATGACACATTAAAAGAGCAGTGTGATGCTCAAGAGTTGGTAAAGAGCTCTATAAATAGGGACCACAATGATAAAATATTCATGTGTTTGCTGGCTGTTGTTTCAAAGCATCTGAAGGTGGAGGTACTAAAGAAAATGCTTGCTTCCTTTTTCAGTAGCACAAATACTATATTGACAACTGAGGGGAAGTCTATGCGAGGAGAGAAACAGTCCTTATGTGGCAGAAAGCAAAATCAGTTAAACTCATGCACAGATAATTCTTGGAGGCAAACTGCAGGATTTCcttatgaaaataaaacttatCCAGGATTTTTAAGTTCTAAGTTTGTGGAAAGCACTGATTTTGAGTTGCAGAATGGATGGCAGAAAAGATGCTTTTATAGAACTTCAGGTGGAGAAGAGTATGCTTTCCTTCAAAGAGGAGCTCCCTTTCATAACCAAAAAAGCAGATTATGTAAGGGAAGACATGTCAGGAAACACCACCTCTTATCCAGAGAGAGTGAAGGGTTTACCACTGATTTGAGGTCAGTCAGTCACAAAAACAGtatgaaaaagcaaattttacCTGCTAAATACCTTATCTTGCTTCAGGGCTCTTCTGATAGTTCTTCACTACACAGGCTCTATTGCTGCAATATCACAAAAGTACAGTATCTGATAGGAGCCAATCTTAGATATCAGAGTTACTTTCCTGCTCATTCACAACCAAAATTTGAAAAGGTACATAAAAATACAGATCAGAAAATATCAGTAAATGCCCTAAAGAAGGAGAAGAACAAACTAAGCATAAGGCTTAATAGTTcttttaatgtaaaattatttaaagctATTCCTTGTGTTCTTGAAAACAAGAAACACAAAACAACTGGATATAGAAATGGCATAACTTCTACAAATGAAGTCACTAATGAAATAACATATACCACGAAAAAATATTTGGGTAACTCTAGTTATATAAATGCTGATGAAAAAGGATGTGTTAATCCAAAAGAGTTGCAGATGAATTGTCAtgattttcttcataaaaaatctttttctatttttgacACATATGAAAAAATTCCCCTAGCCACTGATTCTGAAGACTTTGACCAGATCCCACTTGTAAAGCAAGACAGTTCTATCCAAAAAAGGTTGTGTGAAGAAAGTGCAGTCACTGGTTCAAAAGAAATTCAGTGTTTGCCTGTTGAATCAAACAAGGTCTTAATTCTATCTGAGCAGCCAACAGCAACCACAGAAGAATATAATTCTCTCCTGTTGCTAGAcagacaaataaacaaacatgaGAATTGCAAAGACTTTGGTACTTGTAGCCCACACCTAGCAAATAAAAAAGTAGACAACCAAAATACTTacttattttctgaaaatttatttcctaGTTCCTCAAATATTTATCAGTCTGACACTTTGCCACTGGATAGCAGCTCGTTTGTCAACAGAGAAATAAGTGAAGATGGGCACTGCAGGAATTCCTCAAGTGCAGACAAACAAAAGACAAGTGAAACAAGTCCTGCCATGGTACAGTATCTATCCACGGGCAGTCCTGCCGTGACAGATACATACTTGCAATTAGCGGCTAAAGAAGCAGCACAGTTTGCTTTACAAGGCCAGATGAATAAGACAGGCAGTTCAGAGCCAGCAACTTTGAAACAACATCTTGAATATGTAAAAGAACAGGAAGAGAGAACTTATGAACAAATGCATGTAACTAATGAAAGTCAATGTGGGATTGTAATGAATTACTTGATTATGTCATATTCAGAAGATAAATCTAAAACATTCATTGCTGCAGAAGAGGaattaaaaatgcctttatcCATAATGAACAATGGATGTCTTGAAGATGTAAAAGATAAGTATTTACccttagaaaataaaatcacacaCGAATTTGAACTAAAGCGAAAATTTGATTTAGTGCTAGAAGAGCTACGTATGTTTCATGAAATTagcaaagaaaatgtaaacattttatCTAGTTTGGAAACAAACTTGCCCAACACTTACTGTGAATTAAATAATGCTGAGGGAATAGATGAAAACATGGCAAGGGACTCTCAAAgtaaaatacatatttcttcTCCAATCTGTGGtaccacaaaagaaaaacacatgaCTGACATTAATGAAAGTTCATTACATGAAAAGatattaaatgaaaatgaagaccAGCAAGTATCTAAGGAATATTCTATTTCAAGAATGTCAAGCAAAGAATTGATGCACTCTCCTGCAGAAG GTGCAGCCTATAGAAATCCATACACATGGGATCCAGCTTTTCTACCCGGCAtgctttttaaagaacaaaGCTATAATTTACACAAAGAAGGAG GATACTTTTTGTCTCATGATGTCATAAGAGTACAGCCTCTTAAAACATGCAAGGGCCCCATCAGGATTGGGCTGTCAAGAAAGGCTCGGCCAAAGAAGCTTCATCCTTATCTGAAATGA